TCCTCACTCTAGTTGTTAGGGGGATAGAAAGCCAGTGTATAGCCCTTTGGCTCCTAGATTGGGTGGCAGATTTTGCTTGGCACCAAGATTATATGGTAGAAAAGAGGATCAGATTTGCTTTCtaaaattgacatatattttCCATAATCATATTAATATGCTTTTGTCAGTTTTGCTGCTCACCACTCTCTTCACTTTATGTATTGGCCAATGGATAGGTCATATATGAGTATGACCTCAGCTACTTCAATGACTTCCAAGTCATTATATGTAGTAAACTCATACTACAAATTATGTACCCCCGGATGTTCAGAGGACACTCTCTCTACAAATGGGCACTGCATCCTAACGTTCacgaatttttaaaaattagattatattttatgcacaatgttacattagtttcaagtgtataacacTGATTTTACCtcatgctatgttcaccacaggCATAGCTACCATCGGTTACCATTCACTGCTACTACAGTATCATTGGCTATACTCCTTACACTGACTTTACCTCCCATGGCTTATTCAGTCCATAATTCAAAGACTAAATCTCCCACTCACTTTCACCCATTCGCAAGCCCCTCCACATTTCTCCCCCATGGCAATCAagttttttctctgtactttAGGTTGAATctgcttttgttatttatttgtctttttcttttagatttcatatatacggaaaatacagcatttatttttcactctgacttatttcacgtgTGTAAATGCCTCTAGGTGCTTCCCTGTTATGTCAAATGGCATAATTCtatcctttttatggctggataatatttcaCTGATgtacggtgtgtgtgtgtgtgtgtgtgtgtgtgtgtgtgtgtgtgtgtgtgtttgtatctaTTTGTCCAtgagtggacatttaggttgcctCTCTACCTTGGCCACTGTATaaggctgcaataaacatagcagtacatttattttttcaaattagtgcttttgttttcttttgggtaaTGAAATCTACTCAGTTACCAAATGACTCCTCTGTTCTTCCTGACCTTCTCTTCACCTCCAGTGTGTCACAGAAGTGGTGTCTCTACACTCTGAACTCTTCCACTTCTGTCTTCTCCTGCCCTATAGAAGAAGTCTTTTCACCCATGGACTGGTCACATCAAATGTATTTGAATCAACTGAGAAGCAAGTGTAAAATGCAGGTTATAGGACTTCTTTCTTGACCCACTAAATCTAATTCTAAAGAAAGGTTCATAATCTATATACTGCCTGAAAAGCTGCTCAGAGAATTCCAGTGTGTAATCTGGTTTGAAAACCAGGAGACAGTAATAACCTCTTCCTGAGAAGTATTTGTGACCACAACTTCACTTCCTTACTgcctatttcctttatttattaaaaaagatttgtttatttacttgagagatagagggggagacagagaacatggagtagggggcagagggagagaaagattgaCTCTTAGGCAGACTTGCTGCAGGGGGCAGAGCTtgacacagggtttgatctcacactgagaccatgacctgagccaaaatcaacagtcagactcctaacccactgagccacccaggcacccctgtgcagCCGATTTTCTATACTACCATATATTCATTTACAAATTATCCCAGTCTCACTCCCTTATGTTTTTGGAGCAAGCCAGTTCCCTGATGGATAATGTTCAGGATCCCTCAAGTGCTATTCAACTCTGTATTACCCAGGCTCTTCAACCTtcttttttgttcactgctatcCACCATGTCCTTGACAAAGAATTTCCCTTTGGTACTCAATCTGATCCCATAGATTTAGCACttacataaaatttctttctttttcccagttCTATTCATTatgggtattctttttttattatggatattttaaaagttgcatTAATTTCTAAGCCCTCAAAAGAGATTCTGCCCATTACAGAGGTAACACACAAAATTGAGGATTCTGATGTGCATAATTTACTTCAACACTCCTCTTCATATTTTCATGTTGTAAATTCAATGAGTTTTTCCCATTTACTATTTCATCTCAAGCAACACCTGGTGAGgacatggaaaaggaaaatgcaaCCTTGTTGACAGAGCTGATTCTCACAGGACTCACATATGAACCACAATGGCACATTCCCCTGTTCCTGGTGTTCTTGGTTATCTATCTTCTCACCATTGTCGGGAACCTTGGTCTGATTGCTCTCATCTGGAATGACCCTCAGCTTCACATCCCCATGTACTTGTTCCTTGGCAGTCTGGCATTTGTGGATGCCTGGGTATCATCCACAGTGACCCCCAAGATGCTGGTCAACTTCTTTGCCAAGAGCAAAatgatctctctctctgaatgtatgatacagtttttttcctttgcaataaGTGCAACGACGGAATGCTTTTTGCTGGCAACAATGGCTTATGATCGCTATGTGGCCATATGCAAACCATTACTTTATCCAGTGATTATGTCCAATACACTGTGCATCTGGCTGTTAGTTTTGTCACTTTTAGGTGGACTTCTCCATGCCATAATTCATAATGCTTTGTTATTCAGACTAACCTTCTGCGATTCCATCATAGTACATCACTTTTATTGTGACATTATACCCCTGCTTAAGATCACTTGTACTGATCCTTCTATTAATTATCTgatagtatttatttttgctggGTCAATACAGATGTTCACCATTCTGATAGTTCTTGTCTCCTACACACTAGTGCTCTTCACAATATTAAGAAAGAAGTCTCTACAAGGCATAAAGaaagccttctccacctgtgGGGCCCATCTCTTATCTGTTTCCTTGTACTATGGTGCTCTGGTCTTCATGTATGTGCGTCCCGTAGCTGCACAGTCAGAAGATCAAGATATGATAGACTCTCTCTTTTACACCATCATAATTCCTTTCTTAAACCCAATTATCTACAGCTTGAGAAACCAGAAAGTCATAGATTCATTGAGAAAAACATTAAAGAGAAATTCTTAGAACTCAGATTCTTCCTCTAAATAGTAGGAGTAAACAATATCCCACTACAATAACTTTTCATGGATTGTCATACCATTATATTATATGGTATACATATCCAGGActctatatatgcatacacatatatttattcatatatgtatatgtataaagtGAATGATATATAAAGGTGTCTACATATATATGAAGTAGATTGTACATTTCCCCTGCAGATAATATACTTGCTATGTGTTGCTtgctattgtgtttttaattaattaatttatttatttttattcatttatttttaaaagattttatttatttattcttgagagacacacagagagaaaggcagagggaaaaacaggctccctgcagggagcccaatgtgggactcgatcccaggatcaggatcacaccctaagccaaaagcagactctcaaccgctgagccacccaggtgtccctgttttttttttttttcttttatttaagcagtctccacacctAGTGTGGAATCCAGCACaggacctgaaatcatgacccagagatcaagactcTAGATGATATCAAGAGGCAGACatccaacctactgagccacccaggcacacatgTTGATTagcattaaacttttttttgcaGTTATAAATGACCTAGTGTCAATGACTTTaggtgggaatataaataaatacctaaatatgcatgtatgtgtgtaacACACATACTTTTGTTCTTCTTGGCATTATTTGAGGTTCGTTCCCCTAAAACTTTGATATTACTCTAAGGTCTCACcctttaaaattctcttaatGCTTTTGTGTTATCAGCAAAATGAGTTACTGAAAGCCTTTTTGACCTTTTTTACTCATGTACACATTTTTGTTCACACAGGTTTCTCCACAGAGAACACTTTCCCAACTGCACTCACCTTCACTTATAATTGAAGTGGGTCCTTTCTTCAAGATCTATCTTAAATGTAACAGCTTCCTTGATGCATTTCTATATTACCTCAAAGAGGATTAGGGATGCTCACTTGTTTAATGTATTGCATATTTCGTTTATTCTTTTAGGCCACAAATGGCCTTgtgtaattcttatttttgtcttataaGCTTCTTTAGATTACAATTTAGAAGTCCTAGTACTCTTCTAATCTTTGCAGTGTTTTGCAAAGTCTCTCAAACCCATGAGGTCCTAAATAAGTAtgtctaaaatgtatatgaaCTTAAAATGAAACTGACAGCAAAAATAACTcaaattaaatgagaatatatCACTCATTTCCACATTGTAATGAGCTTGGACGATTCCTAGGCCTAGCTTGTCTATGGCAGGCTGGCTCACTTTCTTTCAAGAGCTCATGGGAaaagttttcaattagcaataatcgcgcctcggataaacctcattggctacgatactgccactgcgcaaagcttcAAGAGCTCATGAACATCATATACCCAAAGTAAATTATTCTTCTTATCATGAGGATTAGCCCCTGGGACAGAGTATAGGACAACATCAGGGAGAAGCTCTTTAATTGGGTGTTTGTTTAAAGATATGAAAcgtgaaagtattttttttttttatgatagtcacagagagagagaggcagagacacaggcagagggagaagcaggctccatgcaccgggagcccaatgtgggattcgatcccgggtctccaggatcgcgccctgggccaaaggcaggcgccaaaccgctgtgccacccagggatccccgtgaaagtatttaaaacaaattttgctATGTATTTCTGGAGTTTTGGGTCACAAGATTAGACCAGGTCATATGCCCTATTTTTGTTTCCCTGAGGGATATCTCTAAGCCAAGGAAAGGGAGTAAATATATCAAAGTCCagaaattgttattattttcccTAGAGAATACATGTTATTGCATAGATCTGTAGTTTAATTCTTGTTGTTGTATAACCTTCCCATTGTGCtgattttttctataaattatctGCATTTTTGCATTATCTACATTTGCATTACAATATTTCACATAACATTATGACCTGAAGTCTGTATTGGTAATAAAAGCAACTGCTGTGTATTCCTTCTGTAACCATGAAGACCCTAACTGACCTTTTCTTTGAATGAAAAGATTAACATCAATCTATGAATATATGGGTCTGGTGTAGACACTGTCTGGTCCTACTTTAGTTTGAGTAGGTATGGAATAGTCTTGGGGTTCTCAAAGTCTCAGACTTCTGTAGATTTCTTTTGTACATGTCTCATCTATAGATTCCACTGCCCTAATGTATCTTTTGTTAAACTACCAACTACTTTATGCCTCCCAGAAATTCACTAAAATCTCCTGTTCACTGATGTGctcccattcttttttgtttttaagattttatttatttattcatgaaagacagagagcgaatgagagagagagaggcagagacacagacagagggagtagtaggctccatgcagggagcctgatgtgggactcaatcccgggtctccaggatcacgccctgggctgaaggcaggtgctaaactgctgagccacccagggatacccaatGTGCTCCCATTCTTATTTCTGTtacagaatttttcatttttgtacacTTTTGTCAGTTCAATGTCATGTTGGGAAAGACCTAAAGTATACATTTCTGTGAAGCCCACATTTTAGATAAGAtattctggaaatttttaaaaactaaactaagaAGTTACATATGTATTGCTTAATGAATATTTAGATGTAAAGGATGATATACAATGTTAGGTTCATCCAGTTGTCTGGACTAATGATAAATGTGGATTAAATCAAcacctcaaaataataataatataatataaacacCCTTTCTTATGAACATATTGATTTTCCTACCTGGAGATGTAAAAGAATTCATAGTTCCTCCttcagtatacatatatatacatttttttcttcattattttataatacttgTTGAGAAGTTGCTGACTACATTATTTTAGACTGTggtcaaagaataaaaaacacttAGAACTTAGGTAAAAGCAAATACCAATGGGGTGAGCTAAGATGGTGAGGTTGTAGGAGAACTCTAGGTTTGCCTTGACCCtgaaacacagctagataaatataaaatcattgtgAATACCCAAGAAAATGTATCTGAGGATTAACAGAACAAACTGCACAcaactagagggaaaaaagaggccatatcatggaaggtaggaggtgtggagcTGTGGTTTGGTGGAAAAAGATATCATGGGTgctggagaggggaaggaggcctGGCCATATAGTaaggtgagagaaagaaagagagagaat
The genomic region above belongs to Canis lupus dingo isolate Sandy chromosome 33, ASM325472v2, whole genome shotgun sequence and contains:
- the LOC112641363 gene encoding olfactory receptor 5H2-like, giving the protein MEKENATLLTELILTGLTYEPQWHIPLFLVFLVIYLLTIVGNLGLIALIWNDPQLHIPMYLFLGSLAFVDAWVSSTVTPKMLVNFFAKSKMISLSECMIQFFSFAISATTECFLLATMAYDRYVAICKPLLYPVIMSNTLCIWLLVLSLLGGLLHAIIHNALLFRLTFCDSIIVHHFYCDIIPLLKITCTDPSINYLIVFIFAGSIQMFTILIVLVSYTLVLFTILRKKSLQGIKKAFSTCGAHLLSVSLYYGALVFMYVRPVAAQSEDQDMIDSLFYTIIIPFLNPIIYSLRNQKVIDSLRKTLKRNS